AGAATCATGGATGTTATTAATAACGCCAAAACTTGTATTCTCACCTCGTATTCCAGCCTGGAAAGATGTTTTCTGACTTAATACATAATTCAGGTTAAGATAAGCAGCTGATACTTTTTCATAATAGCCTATCTCACTAATACCATCATCATTCGTATTCCAGGTGCTGTTTGAGAAATTATCAGTAATTTGTTTACTTTGATTTGAAGTGTAAGTATACTTTACACCGCCTTCCAGGAATAACTCTTTTGACCACATCTTTGTATAATCTGCAGATAAAGTATATATATTGAAATCTGCCGGTGCAAAATTTCTGATCTTACTGTTCGTAGTTGTATTAGAATTCTGATCCAGCTGACTCTGCTCAAATATTTGTGTTTTATCATTCTTATATTTCACATAGCTACCCAGAATGATCAGATTAGAGCCTAAACTATCAAAATCAGCTTTGTATTTCAAATTATAATTGAACAAATCAGCTGCATATTTGATATTGTTCCGGCTGGAAGTTAGCAGTCGCTGATCTACAATTGATATTTGTGAATTTACATCACCCAATCCATTATAAGTGACTTTGGTAAATCCGAATTCTGCCCCGATTGTGTTTTTATTATTAATATGATAACTCAGACCAGTATTCAGATAGGTATTTTTGACCTTATTATCTGAAAAATCAACGTCCTGCTTAAAATCCCCTATTTTATCCGCCCCTTTATACAGATCCCTGTTCTGATATCCTTGTTCTACCTGTGTTTTTTGCGAATAACTGGCATTTGTTGTAAAATCTATCTTTTTTGTACTTAAGTTAAAACTGCCATTTCCGCCACCGCCACTACGCTTCCCTACACTGCCATTTCCGCCCACAGAAGCATACCATCCGGCTGTTTTGTTTTTTTTGGTATATATCTCAATTACACCTCCGCTTGCATTTGCGTCATACTTTGAAGACGGATTGGTAATGATCTCTATCCTGTCAATCAGGTCACCGGGAATTGCAGATAATATACTTTCTAAAGATGTACCAGGCAACCGCTTACCATCAAGAATGATTAAAACATTTGATTTCCCAAGCATGCGGACCTGCCCATTGGTAACCTGCAGAGATGGTGCCATAGCCAGAATACTAAAGAGGTCATTTCCGGCTGCAAGAATACTCTGATCAACGTTCATAATAATTCTGTCAGGCTTTTGTACAATGAGCTTTTTCTTTGCTGAGATTACCACTTCTCTCAAATCTTTGCTATTTACTTTTAGAATGATCTTACTGAGATTCAACGTCTGCTGATTGTCGACTGCTATCTTTTGATGGTAAGAACCGTAACCCATAGCATTAACTTCTAACAAATAATTGCCAGGCTTAATCTTTTGAAGCTGAAAATCACCAGTTAACCCAGTAATCGCTCCCTGAATAAGTTTAAATGTAGCAGAATCTTTTTTTAGCTGAATAGTTGCGTAAATAACCGGCGAATTTTCATTATCAATTACCTGCCCTGAAATCATCTGCTGTGCATGAGTAAGGGTTGAATATCCTGCCAAAGCAACACAAAGGAGAAATTTTAAAAAAGAGCAGGAGATTATCTTGGTCATGGATTAATAAAATAAATACTGATAACCGAAAATACGGCTGTATCAGCTTAAAATTAAAAACGATACACCAACTCCCGGTTTCCATGGACAAATACCAAAATAAAGAATATAAAAGCCTCCAAATTATTTCTTTTTGCCCAGTAAGCCTAATTGTAATTTTTCGAACAAATTAACACGGTATGATTCCCCGACCGGGATATATTTATCATTATTAATGAGCTTCAGTTGATTTCCATCAATATAGTTAACCTTATCAATTGAAACAATATAAGATTTATGCACTCTGATAAAACCTGCGTCTGCCAGCCTGGTTTCCAGATCACGGATATTCAGTAAAGCTATAGTACGAATGTTTTGATGATAAATGGATACATAATTCTTCAATCCTTCGATATATTCAATATCCTTATAATTTATTTTGATGAACTTACCCTTCTGTTCGGTTTTAACAAAAATGTGATTCTCTACATTTGCAAATGATTTCTGTTCAATCATTTTGCTGGTAATAATATTTAGCGCTTTCTGGGCAGCTTTCATAAACCTGCTGAGTGAAACAGGTTTGAGCAAATAGTCTATCACATCATTTTCATAACCCTTCATGGCATAGTCGTCATATGCGGTTATCATAATGATTCCCGCTCTTGATTGATTAACTTCAATAAAGTCAAGTCCGGAAAAAGGCTCCATGTGTACATCCAGGAAAACCAAATCAACATTTACCTTATTCATAAAGTCTAACGCTTCAATAGGGCTGGTAAATGAATTTTCAAATTTCAAAAATGGAATTTGTTCCACATAGCCTTTGATCAGATCAATGATATGTTGCTCATCATCTATAATTATACATGAAATCATAATTTATAAGCTTATAGTTATATTTGTAATATAGGTTTCTTTGGTTTCTATGACCTCATAAGTATGTCTGGAGCCATAATGCGTATGAAGTCTTTTAATCAGATTTTTTAATCCCACTTCTCCCTTTCCTGCAAAATTTTTGTTAATGACTTTTTTCCTGTTAAAACTGGTTAAGATCATGAAGTCATCCCCGAATGTAATCTTGATTTGCATAGGGGCATCCGCTTCTTTAAATTCTCCGTACTTAAAAGCGTTTTCAACGATAGTAATTATAATTAAAGGAATGATACGACGACCTTCCAATTCACCGGATACATCAAATTCTATAAAAAAGGTATCATTGAATCTTAATTTGTAAATTTTAATCAGGTTTCTAACCTGAATAATCTCATCTTCCACTAAAACAGTTCCCCGCGAATCAACATCATTTGATAAGGCATAACGCATAATATCAGACAATGTCATAATACTTTCAGCGAGTACTGTAGAGATATTGACCGCTTTGGAGTACAAAAAACTAAGTGTATTATAAAGGAAATGAGGATTGATCTGCGCTTTTAAATAGGCCAGTTCTGTTTGCAGGTAGTCTTTCTGAAGTTCGATGGTAAGATCCTGCTGAATGGCTTTCTCCTTTTCTATCGAGCGTATTCTCCTCTCTCTGTTAATAGAATATCTGTAAGCTATTGAAATAATATAGAATTGAAAAAACAAATAAAATACCTCAGCAGTAAACCCTCTGAAATTGGTTACACGCTCTACACCAGCAATAGAAAGTACCAGTATAAATTTGATCAGAAACCTGAATGCCCCATATAACCCAAGCTCTATACAGGTAATCAGGATGAACTGAAAGAATTTCCTTCGTTCATAAAAGGGAATAACATAGAAAGCATTAGTATAAAAAAGCCCGATAATTAATAGATGTGACAGCAAAAAATCTACAAAGGAATATCTCTCTCCAGTAAAAAGGAGAACAGACAATTTCAAAAGAAAATAGGTTAACCATAATAAAAAATGGACTCTGATTACCCCTTTCGAAATTATGACCTTAAAAAAACTGCGACTCATTAATCATAATGCATTACTAAAGATACGTTAAAAGAGAATATTTTCTCATAATAATTAATGATGAAATATTCTATCAAACAATGTAACACTTTTGATTGTAATTTTCACATTATTTTTGACTCCATAAGATAAAAAATTACCATTAGATTCATAAAGATCAGGAATTGCAGTTATATAGTACTTATGATTAATAATAGTCACTAAATTGACAACACCAGTTATCTTTTGATTATTTAAATTCTTAATAGAGAAATCATGAATCACAGACACCCGTTGCCCAACTTTTATCTTTGCACTATCACGATCAGATAAGTCTAGTGCGAGGATCAGGGAATGGTCACGTTTACCAGCAGGAGTTTCAGTGCCGGGTGTTGCATGCGTGACCAGCGCAAGGCCATAAACATAATTTGGATACTTTACCGTATAGGAAAAAAAAGCCAGTAACAGGAATGCAATTAACACCAAATAATTACCCCATAACATACTCCAGCCTGATATAGGCCCCAGAAGCTGCTCCCGCCTTAATTCATCTGATATTTCAATTTGCGTTTTCATTTCTTTTAATTTCCTAATTCCAATTGGTTTTTAACCAGATTATAATAAGCACCTTTAGTTTTGATCAGACTCTGATGACTACCAGTCTCAATAATTTCTCCGTCATTTAATACCAGAATCTGATCTGCATTTTTCACTGTGCTTAAGCGGTGAGCAATAATCAAGACTGTTTTACCCGTATAGAAATCAGTTAAATTGTCGGTTATCTTTTTCTCATTATTGGCGTCGAGTGCACTTGTAGCTTCGTCAAAAAATAGAAAATCAGGATCTTTATAAACTGCCCTTGCGATTAAAATCCGTTGTTTCTGCCCGGTGCTGAGGCCTGTACCATTTGCACCCAGGATGGTTTCAAAACCCAGAGGTAAATTCACGATGTAATCTTTTATATTGGCTACTTCGGTAGCTAGATTCAATTTTTCGTAATCTATGACAGTATCACCCACAATAATGTTATTCTTAATCGTATCAGAGAAAATATACCCCTCCTGCATAACTGAGCCACATTTATCTCTCCATGAGGAATTAGATATCTGCTGAAGGGCCGAACTTCCAACCCTGATACTCCCTTCAATAGGAACGTAAAATTTCAGTAAAAGCTTCAATAAGGTAGTTTTCCCGCTTCCACTTGCCCCCACAATAGCTGTCACTTTATTTTTCGGGATGGAAAAATTCAGATTCCTCAGCACCCGCCTGTCATCCGAACTGGACGCATCATATTTAAAAGAGACGTTTTCAAAAACAATATCACTATGCTCAGGAAGCTCATGAACAGCATCTATTCCGATAAAATCTTCATCCTCTTTTTTATGAATTTCATTAATGCGTTCTAAACTCAGTTTGGCATCCTGATAATTCTGCATAAAATCGACAAATTGAGCGACCGCCCCATTTAACTGTCCGTTTATAAAAGCTATGGATAACATCATGCCAAGAGATATTTCTCCTTTGATAACCAATTGCGCTGCGAAAAAGGTAATCAGGATATTTTTAAGCTCGTTAATAGTCGAAGCACCTGCAGATTGATACTGCTTGAGTGACAAACTTTTAAGGTTTATCTTAAAGAGGTCAACCTGAAGCTCTTCCCACTGAATAGTTTTGCTTCTTTCGGCATTATGCAATTTAATCTCCTGCATGCCATAAATCAATTCCAGATTTTTATCCTGATTGATAGAGAGCTGATTGAATCTTTTATAATCAATAATAGCCCTTCTTTTCATAAATATAGTTATCCAGGAGAAATGAATCATACTTCCTATCAGGAAAACCATAAAAATTATACTATTATAATATAGCAGTACTCCACCAAAAATCAAAAAGTTAAATAAGGTAAACAGAATGGTCAGTGCTCCTGAGGTCAAAAAATTCTCTACACGCTGATGGTCTAATATTCTTTGTAAAATATCACCGGTTACCTTAGCATCGAAAAACTTTAACGGTAAACGGGTAAGTTTATGAAAAAACTCAGAAAGTAAATTTAAATTGATCCTGCTGCTAAGATGAACTAAAATATGCCCTCTTATTAGCTCTACACTTGTTCTTCCTACAAACAGCACAACCTGGCATAATAACATCAGGTAAATAAAATCAATACTATTTTGCTGTACCCCAACATCAATGATACTTTGATTGATAAATGGGAACAACAGCTGCAAAACTGTTCCGATAAACAATCCAACCAATAGCTGGAAAACCAGCTTTTTATACTTTTTTAAATACTTAACAACAAATTTTATATCTGTCTTTGCAGATCTTGAATGAATATTTTGATTGAGATGAAAATCTTCGGTTGGCTCTAAGA
This portion of the Pedobacter lusitanus genome encodes:
- a CDS encoding peptidase domain-containing ABC transporter, producing MFYQFPHYRQHDVMDCGPTCLRIISKFYGKYFSLEYLREECNTSRLGSTFHGLRIAAEKVGYIAEGIKISIEDLFSESLFPCIAYWQQKHFVVIYKMTKKHVYVSDPALGLITYKREEFLKHWSIGDNSGVLLVLEPTEDFHLNQNIHSRSAKTDIKFVVKYLKKYKKLVFQLLVGLFIGTVLQLLFPFINQSIIDVGVQQNSIDFIYLMLLCQVVLFVGRTSVELIRGHILVHLSSRINLNLLSEFFHKLTRLPLKFFDAKVTGDILQRILDHQRVENFLTSGALTILFTLFNFLIFGGVLLYYNSIIFMVFLIGSMIHFSWITIFMKRRAIIDYKRFNQLSINQDKNLELIYGMQEIKLHNAERSKTIQWEELQVDLFKINLKSLSLKQYQSAGASTINELKNILITFFAAQLVIKGEISLGMMLSIAFINGQLNGAVAQFVDFMQNYQDAKLSLERINEIHKKEDEDFIGIDAVHELPEHSDIVFENVSFKYDASSSDDRRVLRNLNFSIPKNKVTAIVGASGSGKTTLLKLLLKFYVPIEGSIRVGSSALQQISNSSWRDKCGSVMQEGYIFSDTIKNNIIVGDTVIDYEKLNLATEVANIKDYIVNLPLGFETILGANGTGLSTGQKQRILIARAVYKDPDFLFFDEATSALDANNEKKITDNLTDFYTGKTVLIIAHRLSTVKNADQILVLNDGEIIETGSHQSLIKTKGAYYNLVKNQLELGN
- a CDS encoding outer membrane beta-barrel protein is translated as MTKIISCSFLKFLLCVALAGYSTLTHAQQMISGQVIDNENSPVIYATIQLKKDSATFKLIQGAITGLTGDFQLQKIKPGNYLLEVNAMGYGSYHQKIAVDNQQTLNLSKIILKVNSKDLREVVISAKKKLIVQKPDRIIMNVDQSILAAGNDLFSILAMAPSLQVTNGQVRMLGKSNVLIILDGKRLPGTSLESILSAIPGDLIDRIEIITNPSSKYDANASGGVIEIYTKKNKTAGWYASVGGNGSVGKRSGGGGNGSFNLSTKKIDFTTNASYSQKTQVEQGYQNRDLYKGADKIGDFKQDVDFSDNKVKNTYLNTGLSYHINNKNTIGAEFGFTKVTYNGLGDVNSQISIVDQRLLTSSRNNIKYAADLFNYNLKYKADFDSLGSNLIILGSYVKYKNDKTQIFEQSQLDQNSNTTTNSKIRNFAPADFNIYTLSADYTKMWSKELFLEGGVKYTYTSNQSKQITDNFSNSTWNTNDDGISEIGYYEKVSAAYLNLNYVLSQKTSFQAGIRGENTSFGVINNIHDSYFRLFPNLRLDYKWNTDFSSSIGYARNISRPAYEKLIPFELYIDNYTTQRGNPLLKPEYANSFFLNQIYKDYSLRVGYTITNDAISDLYLYDPASLRFTATQMNFLKSHLLSASLDVPLKLTSRWNANIGINGFYKDLKFPSALNPAIVMKKSKYYYTVSAYNAFSFKHNWSAELNFYYYSSFFDGLYDIGGFSDLSAGIKKTFWKNRASLKFDVSDIFYDSNMIVRTNELPTISTSVIKRDTRRFRVTFRYNFSGKRNVKSKILKNNGNDPELSRLGI
- a CDS encoding LytR/AlgR family response regulator transcription factor, with the protein product MISCIIIDDEQHIIDLIKGYVEQIPFLKFENSFTSPIEALDFMNKVNVDLVFLDVHMEPFSGLDFIEVNQSRAGIIMITAYDDYAMKGYENDVIDYLLKPVSLSRFMKAAQKALNIITSKMIEQKSFANVENHIFVKTEQKGKFIKINYKDIEYIEGLKNYVSIYHQNIRTIALLNIRDLETRLADAGFIRVHKSYIVSIDKVNYIDGNQLKLINNDKYIPVGESYRVNLFEKLQLGLLGKKK
- a CDS encoding sensor histidine kinase, whose product is MKLSVLLFTGERYSFVDFLLSHLLIIGLFYTNAFYVIPFYERRKFFQFILITCIELGLYGAFRFLIKFILVLSIAGVERVTNFRGFTAEVFYLFFQFYIISIAYRYSINRERRIRSIEKEKAIQQDLTIELQKDYLQTELAYLKAQINPHFLYNTLSFLYSKAVNISTVLAESIMTLSDIMRYALSNDVDSRGTVLVEDEIIQVRNLIKIYKLRFNDTFFIEFDVSGELEGRRIIPLIIITIVENAFKYGEFKEADAPMQIKITFGDDFMILTSFNRKKVINKNFAGKGEVGLKNLIKRLHTHYGSRHTYEVIETKETYITNITISL